A stretch of the Ostrea edulis chromosome 9, xbOstEdul1.1, whole genome shotgun sequence genome encodes the following:
- the LOC130050426 gene encoding uncharacterized protein LOC130050426, which produces MVKSCVAVNCTNRWGTELNGVKLGFFRIPNANKFPEKRKAWVSAINRDGYEPKKDDVICGAHFLTGKPSDDSAHPDYVPQIFIHSPTPQRKLEDDLVRYEKQKKRVKDKIETTNRSHAHVDMSYNVPACVYIVSVITH; this is translated from the exons atgGTCAAGAGTTGTGTTGCTGTCAACTGCACAAACAGATGGGGCACCGAACTGAATGGGGTTAAACTTGGGTTTTTCCGCATTCCAAATGCCAATAAATTTCCGGAGAAAAGGAAAGCATGGGTGTCAGCTATAAACAGAGATGGCTACGAACCAAAAAAAGATGATGTGATCTGCGGAGCTCATTTCCTAACcg GCAAACCATCTGATGATTCTGCTCACCCAGATTATGTACCACAAATCTTTATACACTCTCCTACTCCTCAGAGGAAACTAGAAGATGATCTTGTGCGATATGAGAAGCAGAAGAAAAGGGTGAAAGACAAAATAGAAACAACAAACAGGAGTCATGCTCATGTTGATATGTCATATAATGTTCCTGCTTGTGTATATATTGTTTCTGTTATTACTCATTAA
- the LOC130050611 gene encoding LITAF domain-containing protein-like — translation MEKQGLNQNYNSPPPPPYQAEQTTAVVFQQQPMVTVQLFREAPVRTRCPHCGSDVITSTMFETGTVTWLACAITAFVGCWLGCCLIPFCVDGCKDVVHSCPNCQQVVGRYNRM, via the exons ATGGAGAAGCAAGGTCTTAATCAAAATTACAACTCACCACCGCCGCCGCCTTATCAGGCTGAAC AAACTACGGCAGTTGTTTTCCAGCAACAGCCCATGGTGACGGTACAATTGTTTAGAGAAGCTCCAGTGCGTACACGATGCCCACATTGCGGAAGTGACGTCATCACAAGTACCATGTTTGAAACAGGAACTGTCACATGGTTGGCATGTGCTATAACAGCTTTCGTTGG GTGCTGGCTTGGCTGTTGCCTGATTCCGTTTTGTGTCGATGGCTGTAAGGATGTCGTGCACTCCTGTCCCAACTGTCAACAGGTGGTCGGACGATACAACAGAATGTAG
- the LOC130050428 gene encoding LITAF domain-containing protein-like — MSRKQETIAIIKQPETKPVVPGFHEWPVHTDCPHCDSSILTTLEYRPGTLTWIMCFFLMFIGLFLGCCFIPFCLDGCKDIAHMCPNCKNEIGRYYRI; from the exons ATGAGTCGTAAACAAG AAACCATAGCAATTATTAAACAGCCAGAGACGAAACCCGTCGTCCCCGGTTTCCATGAGTGGCCGGTCCACACGGACTGTCCACACTGTGACAGCTCCATACTGACCACTTTGGAGTACCGGCCAGGGACTCTCACGTGGATCATGTGCTTCTTTCTAATGTTCATCGG GCTCTTCCTGGGCTGCTGTTTTATCCCCTTCTGCTTGGATGGCTGTAAAGACATTGCTCACATGTGCCCCAACTGTAAAAACGAAATCGGCAGATATTACAGAATATGA
- the LOC130050427 gene encoding LITAF domain-containing protein-like: MAAYPPGYSAQPAVVINPPIIQQSVFRHVPVRMRCQFCNAEITTSTSFETGALTWIIAGVLLLFGLWLGCCLIPFCIDGCKDVVHTCPSCQQVVGKFNRM, from the exons ATGGCTGCCTATCCTCCAGGTTACTCAG CTCAACCGGCCGTGGTTATAAACCCACCAATTATACAGCAGAGTGTCTTCAGGCATGTTCCTGTGCGCATGCGCTGTCAATTCTGCAACGCTGAGATCACAACCAGCACTTCATTTGAGACCGGAGCCTTAACCTGGATAATCGCTGGTGTTTTGCTTCTGTTCGG GCTTTGGCTGGGGTGCTGCCTGattccattttgtattgatGGATGTAAAGATGTCGTCCACACGTGTCCCAGTTGTCAGCAAGTTGTTGGGAAATTCAACAGGATGTAG
- the LOC125659426 gene encoding complement C1q-like protein 2 isoform X2, whose amino-acid sequence MQTSSFAESTSPLGFIKDLDNYMRVCQKLGCAQKKGCSGAVVAFHAALKSHLRNVPVNTILKFEDVLLNKGNGYDPKTGVFTAPANGIYFFEWTFITTNGSTVYMEAVVDGARKASTCINAQTSRHTSTSGHLLYELKTGNKIGPWKCCPSVPFGYHTE is encoded by the exons ATGCAGACGTCTTCCTTTGCAGAATCGACGTCTCCATTGGGATTCATCAAAGACTTGGATAATTACATGCGCGTGTGTCAAAAATTGGGTTGTGCACAAAAGAAAG GCTGTTCGGGGGCTGTGGTTGCCTTTCACGCTGCTCTAAAGTCGCATCTCCGGAACGTTCCAGTTAACACCATATTAAAGTTTGAGGATGTTCTGTTGAACAAAGGCAATGGATATGATCCCAAAACGGGTGTTTTCACCGCACCTGCAAACGGTATCTACTTTTTTGAATGGACCTTCATCACAACTAATGGATCAACGGTTTATATGGAGGCAGTGGTGGATGGTGCCAGGAAAGCCTCCACATGCATTAACGCTCAAACAAGTCGCCACACAAGTACATCAGGACATTTACTTTATGAACTGAAGACGGGGAACAAG ATCGGCCCTTGGAAGTGCTGTCCATCAGTGCCTTTTGGTTATCACACAGAATGA
- the LOC125659426 gene encoding complement C1q-like protein 2 isoform X1, with protein sequence MQTSSFAESTSPLGFIKDLDNYMRVCQKLGCAQKKGCSGAVVAFHAALKSHLRNVPVNTILKFEDVLLNKGNGYDPKTGVFTAPANGIYFFEWTFITTNGSTVYMEAVVDGARKASTCINAQTSRHTSTSGHLLYELKTGNKVWIRTFLVNAGFLYSDKYTFFSGHRVKF encoded by the exons ATGCAGACGTCTTCCTTTGCAGAATCGACGTCTCCATTGGGATTCATCAAAGACTTGGATAATTACATGCGCGTGTGTCAAAAATTGGGTTGTGCACAAAAGAAAG GCTGTTCGGGGGCTGTGGTTGCCTTTCACGCTGCTCTAAAGTCGCATCTCCGGAACGTTCCAGTTAACACCATATTAAAGTTTGAGGATGTTCTGTTGAACAAAGGCAATGGATATGATCCCAAAACGGGTGTTTTCACCGCACCTGCAAACGGTATCTACTTTTTTGAATGGACCTTCATCACAACTAATGGATCAACGGTTTATATGGAGGCAGTGGTGGATGGTGCCAGGAAAGCCTCCACATGCATTAACGCTCAAACAAGTCGCCACACAAGTACATCAGGACATTTACTTTATGAACTGAAGACGGGGAACAAGGTCTGGATCAGAACTTTTCTTGTGAACGCTGGTTTCTTGTACTCAGACAAGTATACCTTCTTTTCTGGACACAgagtaaaattttga
- the LOC125659578 gene encoding uncharacterized protein LOC125659578 isoform X1 produces MMRDESRCDFYDRFLPAPAVNNSRDFNAFQIRQISTEERRTPRNVFTVVLSASIISNLILTVLVICITCLTRSRSLDTNQATGEDFSTVSRRDTAFNRTNICLPCRPPKTKLGIIPETSLCCYHSNKHAILLITLMLDQKQHKTSSLYGQYEVTPTRDKRPIHFKSTLKSAPTSSIIPATANRIQIATTGRYNIFGSMCFSEKDYRGKPETVVIKLETVYSGSKKNILQKSVSVHWDPNAYIYVNFMNNIWLQKGTDVLLFVNHPNVIYNIPGCNSIGIYRST; encoded by the exons ATGATGAGAGACGAGAGTCGCTGTGACTTCTATGATCGGTTTCTACCCGCGCCTGCCGTGAACAATTCGAGAGATTTCAACGCGTTTCAAATAAGACAAATCTCAACAGAGGAACGTAGGACACCCCGGAACGTGTTCACCGTGGTTCTGTCAGCATCGATTATAAGTAATCTCATATTAACAGTCCTCGTCATTTGTATAACGTGTTTAACACGCAGCAGATCTCTTGATACAAATCAAGCGACAGGAGAGGACTTTTCTACGGTTTCAAGAAGGGACACAGCCTTCAACAGGACGAATATATGTCTGCCTTGTCGTCCACCGAAAACCAAACTAGGAATTATTCCTGAAACTTCCCTCTGTTGTTACCATAGCAATAAACATGCTATTCTTCTCATCACATTG atgTTAGATCAAAAGCAACACAAGACGAGCTCGTTGTACGGTCAATATGAAGTCACCCCAACACGTG ATAAAAGACCCATTCATTTCAAGTCTACTCTGAAAAGTGCCCCCACGTCATCAATTATTCCGGCTACCGCGAATAGAATACAAATAGCGACGACTGGACGGTACAATATATTTGGATCGATGTGTTTTTCAGAAAAAGACTATAGGGGAAAACCCGAAACCGTGGTTATAAAATTAGAAACGGTTTATTCGGGTTCTAAAAAAAACATACTTCAGAAATCGGTATCTGTTCACTGGGATCCGAATGCTTATATctatgtaaatttcatgaacaATATTTGGCTTCAGAAAGGTACAGATGTTCTTTTATTTGTCAATCATCcaaatgtaatatacaacatacCGGGCTGTAATTCAATAGGCATTTACAGGAGTACTTAA